The Streptomyces sp. NBC_01255 genome window below encodes:
- a CDS encoding serine hydrolase, giving the protein MTAHAAARRRIAAAFDDAGVTGRLHAVDIDTGTALGTGSDTLVPTASVHKLCLVATLYRQASLGLVDPTRPVDIPAEGRAPGATGLSVMRDAARLSLRDLASLAVAVSDNTAADLLWDALGLDTVNATMTGLGLTRTHAVQTMRELFASVREDAHGDPAALTDPAVVARLRALDPTRTNRSTPREITALLTAVWRDEVCPGEYGEELRALLGLQAWSHRLAAGFPFDDVRVSGKTGSLPTLRHEAGVVEYPDGGRYAVAVFTRAASTDVTLPAADAAIGAAARIAVDALRA; this is encoded by the coding sequence GTGACCGCGCACGCCGCCGCCCGCCGCCGCATCGCCGCGGCCTTCGACGACGCGGGCGTCACCGGCCGGCTCCACGCCGTCGACATCGACACGGGCACCGCACTCGGCACCGGCTCCGACACCCTCGTACCGACCGCCAGCGTCCACAAACTCTGCCTCGTCGCCACCCTCTACCGGCAGGCGTCACTCGGCCTCGTCGACCCGACCCGCCCCGTCGACATCCCCGCCGAGGGCCGCGCCCCCGGCGCCACCGGCCTCTCCGTCATGCGCGACGCCGCCCGGCTCTCCCTCCGCGACCTCGCGAGCCTCGCCGTCGCCGTCAGCGACAACACCGCCGCCGACCTCCTCTGGGACGCCCTCGGCCTCGATACCGTCAACGCCACCATGACGGGCCTCGGACTGACCAGGACCCACGCCGTCCAGACCATGCGGGAACTCTTCGCGTCCGTCCGCGAGGACGCCCACGGCGACCCCGCCGCACTCACCGACCCCGCCGTCGTCGCCCGGCTCCGCGCCCTCGACCCGACCCGTACGAACCGCTCGACGCCCCGGGAGATCACCGCCCTGCTCACCGCCGTCTGGCGCGACGAGGTCTGCCCGGGGGAGTACGGCGAGGAGCTGCGGGCCCTCCTCGGCCTCCAGGCCTGGAGCCACCGGCTCGCCGCCGGCTTCCCCTTCGACGACGTCCGCGTCAGCGGGAAGACCGGCTCCCTGCCCACCCTCCGGCACGAGGCGGGCGTCGTCGAATACCCCGACGGCGGACGGTACGCCGTGGCCGTCTTCACCCGCGCGGCCTCCACGGACGTCACGCTGCCGGCGGCGGACGCGGCGATCGGCGCGGCGGCACGGATCGCGGTGGACGCGCTCAGGGCATGA
- a CDS encoding ribose-phosphate diphosphokinase — MTGIKTTGEKKLMLFSGRAHPELAEEVAHQLGVGLVPTKAFDFANGEIYVRFQESARGADCFLIQSHTAPINKWIMEQLIMVDALKRASARSITVIIPSYGYARQDKKHRGREPISARLVADLLETAGADRILTVDLHTDQIQGFFDGPVDHLSALPVLADYVGAKVDRAKLTIVSPDAGRVRVADRWCDRLDAPLAIVHKRRDKDVANQVTVHEVVGDVKGRVCVLVDDMVDTGGTICAAADALFAHGAEDVIVTATHGILSGPAADRLKNSKVSEFVFTDTLPVPGALELDKITVLSIAPTIARAVREVFEDGSVTSLFEEH, encoded by the coding sequence GTGACCGGGATCAAGACGACCGGCGAGAAGAAGCTGATGCTCTTCTCCGGCCGCGCCCACCCCGAGCTGGCCGAGGAGGTCGCGCACCAGCTGGGCGTCGGTCTCGTTCCCACCAAGGCGTTCGACTTCGCCAACGGTGAGATCTACGTCCGCTTCCAGGAGTCGGCCCGCGGCGCGGACTGCTTCCTGATCCAGAGCCACACGGCTCCGATCAACAAGTGGATCATGGAGCAGCTGATCATGGTCGATGCGCTGAAGCGGGCCTCGGCCCGCAGCATCACCGTGATCATCCCGTCGTACGGCTACGCCCGTCAGGACAAGAAGCACCGCGGCCGTGAGCCGATCTCGGCCCGTCTGGTCGCGGACCTGCTGGAGACGGCGGGTGCGGACCGCATCCTGACCGTCGACCTGCACACCGACCAGATCCAGGGCTTCTTCGACGGCCCGGTGGACCACCTGTCGGCGCTGCCGGTCCTCGCGGACTACGTGGGTGCGAAGGTCGACCGCGCGAAGCTGACGATCGTCTCCCCGGACGCCGGCCGTGTGCGTGTCGCCGACCGCTGGTGCGACCGTCTCGACGCGCCGCTGGCGATCGTGCACAAGCGCCGCGACAAGGACGTCGCCAACCAGGTCACCGTCCACGAGGTCGTCGGTGACGTGAAGGGCCGCGTCTGTGTCCTGGTGGACGACATGGTCGACACCGGTGGCACGATCTGCGCCGCCGCGGACGCCCTGTTCGCGCACGGTGCCGAGGACGTCATCGTGACGGCCACGCACGGCATCCTGTCGGGCCCGGCCGCCGACCGTCTGAAGAACTCCAAGGTCAGCGAGTTCGTGTTCACGGACACGCTGCCGGTTCCCGGCGCCCTTGAGCTCGACAAGATCACGGTCCTGTCGATCGCGCCGACGATCGCTCGCGCCGTGCGCGAGGTCTTCGAGGACGGCTCCGTGACGAGCCTCTTCGAGGAGCACTGA
- the glmU gene encoding bifunctional UDP-N-acetylglucosamine diphosphorylase/glucosamine-1-phosphate N-acetyltransferase GlmU codes for MSANRPAAVVVLAAGEGTRMKSKTPKVLHEIAGRSLVGHVVSAARELEPEHLVVVVGHAREQVKGHLEAHYTGTRTAVQEEQNGTGHAVRMALEELGKTPDGTVVVVCGDTPLLSGETLKALAGTHAADGNAVTVLTAEVPDSTGYGRIVRDAAGAVTAIVEHKDASAEQLAIREINSGVFAFDGKLLAEALGQVRTDNSQGEEYLTDVLSILREAGHRVGASVAGDHREILGINNRVQLAEARALLNQRLLERAMMGGVTVVDPASVFIDVTVTFEADAVVLPGTQLLGATHIAEDAVVGPNSRLKDTRVGKGARVDNTVSDTAVVGEGASVGPYAYLRPGTNLGAKAKAGTYVEMKNATIGEGTKVPHLSYVGDATIGEYTNIGAASVFVNYDGEAKHHTTVGSHCKTGSDNMFVAPVTIGDGAYTAAGSVITKDVPAGALAVARGQQRNIEGWVARKRPGSAAAQAAQVASEDSASES; via the coding sequence GTGAGCGCCAACCGCCCGGCAGCCGTCGTCGTCCTCGCAGCGGGTGAGGGCACCCGCATGAAGTCGAAGACCCCCAAGGTCCTGCACGAGATCGCCGGACGTTCGCTCGTCGGGCACGTCGTGTCCGCCGCCCGCGAGCTGGAGCCCGAGCACCTCGTCGTGGTCGTCGGGCACGCCCGTGAGCAGGTGAAGGGTCACCTGGAGGCGCACTACACCGGGACCCGGACCGCCGTGCAGGAGGAGCAGAACGGCACGGGGCACGCCGTGCGCATGGCCCTGGAGGAGCTGGGGAAGACGCCCGACGGCACCGTCGTCGTCGTCTGCGGCGACACCCCGCTGCTCTCCGGCGAGACCCTGAAGGCCCTGGCCGGCACGCACGCCGCCGACGGCAACGCCGTGACCGTCCTGACCGCCGAGGTGCCGGACTCCACCGGCTACGGACGGATCGTGCGCGACGCCGCCGGTGCCGTCACCGCGATCGTCGAGCACAAGGACGCCTCCGCCGAGCAGCTCGCCATCCGCGAGATCAACTCCGGTGTGTTCGCGTTCGACGGGAAGCTGCTGGCCGAGGCGCTCGGTCAGGTGCGGACGGACAACAGCCAGGGCGAGGAGTACCTCACCGACGTGCTGTCGATCCTGCGCGAGGCCGGCCACCGCGTCGGTGCCTCCGTCGCCGGTGACCACCGCGAGATCCTCGGGATCAACAACCGCGTGCAGCTCGCCGAGGCCCGCGCCCTGCTGAACCAGCGGCTCCTGGAGCGGGCCATGATGGGCGGCGTCACCGTCGTCGACCCCGCCTCCGTGTTCATCGACGTGACCGTGACCTTCGAGGCCGACGCCGTCGTCCTGCCCGGTACGCAGCTGCTCGGCGCCACGCACATCGCCGAGGACGCCGTCGTCGGCCCGAACAGCCGGCTGAAGGACACCCGCGTCGGCAAGGGCGCCCGGGTGGACAACACCGTCTCCGACACCGCCGTCGTCGGCGAGGGCGCCTCCGTGGGGCCGTACGCGTACCTCCGTCCGGGCACGAACCTCGGCGCCAAGGCCAAGGCCGGCACGTACGTCGAGATGAAGAACGCGACGATCGGCGAGGGCACGAAGGTCCCCCACCTGTCGTACGTGGGCGACGCGACCATCGGCGAGTACACGAACATCGGCGCCGCGAGCGTCTTCGTGAACTACGACGGCGAGGCCAAGCACCACACCACGGTCGGCTCCCACTGCAAGACCGGCTCGGACAACATGTTTGTGGCTCCCGTCACCATCGGGGACGGCGCCTACACCGCCGCCGGGTCCGTGATCACGAAGGACGTCCCGGCCGGCGCACTGGCCGTGGCCCGGGGCCAGCAGCGGAATATCGAGGGTTGGGTGGCCCGGAAGCGGCCCGGCAGCGCTGCCGCGCAGGCCGCCCAGGTCGCTTCGGAGGACTCCGCAAGCGAAAGCTGA
- a CDS encoding sensor histidine kinase, which yields MTATGADRDAVGVRSGSWWWWGKRRSVALDVGLALLSALECGFQGIGFAEKAGLPVPVGVLFGLIVGSTLLVRRRWPIAVVLVSMAVTPAEMGYLMGIVGLYTLAASEVPRRITAVLASMSTVAVFVVTFVRLRQDVAQADVGQPDIDPSGWYVPVVSLFMTLGLNAPPVLFGLYIGARRRLMESLRERADSLEQELSLLADRAEQRAQWARQEERTRIAREMHDVVAHRVSLMVVHAAALQAVALKDPQKAVRNAALVGDMGRQALTELREMLGVLRKEAAPVVPAAVPLAAVGRAAAAAAEAAADDGPRLDVLEALCEQSRLAGAVVELVVLGEVRAYPPGVERTAYRVVQEALTNVHKHAAGAKVVVRLAHREAEVAVQVENGPCPSDAGGSDARLPSGGNGLVGMRERVSRLGGVFVAGATDAGGFRVSAVLPATGE from the coding sequence ATGACCGCGACGGGGGCAGACCGGGACGCTGTGGGCGTTCGTTCGGGGAGTTGGTGGTGGTGGGGGAAACGGCGGAGTGTCGCTCTTGATGTGGGGCTCGCTCTCCTCTCCGCGCTGGAGTGCGGGTTTCAGGGCATCGGGTTCGCCGAGAAGGCCGGGCTGCCCGTGCCCGTCGGGGTGCTGTTCGGGCTGATCGTCGGGTCGACGCTGCTCGTGCGGCGCCGGTGGCCCATCGCCGTCGTGCTCGTCTCCATGGCCGTCACGCCCGCCGAGATGGGCTACCTCATGGGGATCGTCGGGCTGTACACGCTCGCCGCCTCCGAGGTGCCGCGCCGCATCACCGCCGTCCTGGCCTCGATGTCGACCGTCGCCGTGTTCGTGGTGACCTTCGTGCGGCTGCGCCAGGACGTCGCCCAGGCCGATGTCGGGCAGCCGGACATCGACCCGAGCGGCTGGTACGTGCCAGTCGTCTCGCTCTTCATGACCCTCGGGCTCAACGCGCCGCCGGTGCTCTTCGGCCTCTACATAGGGGCCCGTCGCCGGCTCATGGAGAGTCTGCGCGAGCGGGCCGACAGTCTGGAGCAGGAGCTGTCGCTCCTCGCCGACCGGGCCGAGCAGCGGGCGCAGTGGGCGCGGCAGGAGGAGCGGACGCGGATCGCCCGGGAGATGCACGACGTCGTCGCGCACCGGGTGTCGCTGATGGTGGTGCACGCGGCGGCGCTCCAGGCGGTGGCCCTGAAGGACCCGCAGAAGGCCGTGCGGAACGCCGCCCTGGTCGGTGACATGGGGCGGCAGGCGTTGACGGAGCTGCGGGAGATGCTGGGGGTCCTGAGGAAGGAGGCCGCGCCGGTCGTTCCGGCCGCGGTGCCGCTGGCCGCCGTGGGGCGTGCCGCTGCCGCCGCCGCGGAGGCCGCCGCGGACGACGGTCCGCGCCTCGACGTCCTGGAGGCGCTGTGCGAGCAGTCGCGGCTCGCGGGGGCGGTCGTGGAGCTCGTGGTGCTGGGGGAGGTGCGCGCGTATCCGCCGGGAGTGGAGCGCACGGCGTACCGGGTGGTGCAGGAGGCGCTGACCAACGTCCACAAGCACGCGGCGGGCGCCAAGGTCGTGGTGCGGCTCGCGCACCGGGAGGCCGAGGTCGCGGTCCAGGTGGAGAACGGGCCCTGCCCGTCGGACGCCGGGGGTTCCGACGCGCGGCTGCCGAGCGGGGGGAACGGGCTCGTCGGGATGCGGGAGCGGGTCTCCCGGCTCGGTGGTGTGTTCGTGGCGGGTGCGACGGACGCGGGCGGGTTCAGGGTGTCGGCGGTGCTGCCGGCGACGGGGGAGTAG
- a CDS encoding SUKH-3 domain-containing protein, with the protein MPDHLSTTRFPVNVDAALREAGWQPGRWDIKLAEEWADALRAHVSPAGHRHSVFPAAVEAWAEFGGLRITSPGHGRQIAPTTVRFDPLAGLHLARTLADLGRALESELAPLGEEGEHQAVLAMDVEGRVYSLDHAGDWYLGKDIDAALSTLINGVQPNRLTTGQ; encoded by the coding sequence ATGCCCGACCACCTCAGCACGACACGCTTCCCGGTCAACGTCGACGCCGCCCTCCGCGAGGCCGGCTGGCAGCCCGGCCGCTGGGACATCAAGCTCGCCGAGGAGTGGGCCGACGCCCTGCGCGCCCACGTCTCCCCCGCCGGCCACCGGCACAGCGTCTTCCCCGCCGCCGTCGAGGCGTGGGCGGAGTTCGGCGGCCTGCGGATCACGTCGCCCGGGCACGGGCGGCAGATAGCGCCCACGACCGTCCGCTTCGACCCGCTCGCCGGACTCCACCTGGCGCGCACCCTCGCCGACCTGGGACGCGCCCTGGAGAGCGAGCTCGCGCCGCTCGGCGAGGAGGGCGAGCACCAGGCCGTCCTGGCGATGGATGTCGAGGGGCGGGTCTACAGCCTCGACCACGCGGGCGACTGGTACCTCGGCAAGGACATCGACGCGGCGCTGTCGACGCTGATCAACGGCGTACAGCCGAACCGTCTGACGACGGGGCAGTAG
- a CDS encoding YwqJ-related putative deaminase, giving the protein MQAATTPTQGDPRLNWSSSAEATRAPLLRHRRDGILPTVGAALSVRGETLTCTAGRGDRPPLLHALVQDFLDTLTGNQRERFTGRCPEAILLSRHLTATENGRSKRAQRKPLTPGEARRSLKHAKLTARRIREDGDPLHGSYAAPCRSCTAMLAHFGVRTVDPTTPVENG; this is encoded by the coding sequence ATGCAAGCAGCAACGACGCCCACACAGGGTGACCCACGCCTCAACTGGAGCAGCAGCGCCGAAGCCACACGCGCGCCCTTACTGCGTCACCGCCGCGACGGCATCCTTCCCACCGTCGGGGCCGCCCTCTCCGTACGCGGAGAGACCCTCACGTGCACCGCGGGCCGCGGCGACCGCCCGCCCCTCCTGCACGCGCTCGTCCAGGACTTCCTGGACACCCTCACCGGCAACCAGCGGGAACGCTTCACCGGGCGCTGCCCCGAGGCGATCCTGCTCTCCCGGCACCTCACCGCCACCGAGAACGGCCGCTCCAAGCGCGCCCAGCGCAAGCCCCTCACCCCCGGCGAGGCCCGCCGGTCCCTCAAACACGCCAAGCTCACCGCCCGGCGCATCCGGGAGGACGGCGACCCGCTCCACGGCAGCTACGCGGCACCCTGCCGCTCCTGTACGGCGATGCTCGCCCACTTCGGTGTCCGCACCGTCGACCCCACGACACCTGTCGAGAACGGCTGA
- a CDS encoding SMI1/KNR4 family protein, giving the protein MTTGRLGQDTAPPNAAYAGQVVHFPDPVRAARHPRGVRIDEHGHPDFSPYARAAAEIADPPEGFGVDELRLTDYVSANAAMAATGHELWDTIPPVATPHGWTWHHVARSRRMELVPVEVKALLRHHGGVATAAVDHAKRGTRPLQETRPAHFGLPKTLVSVSESQLQGVEEDLGYRLPGAYRSFLKAAGGCAPVGAALDAELGLLVDQPFFTVREQAGVNDLVYVNKCLRDHLTKDYLGVAFVQGGLVAVKVRGDAIGSVWFCAYDDARDSGPEAGAWSVAERVERLLLPCGEDFDVFLQRLAGNPPELETVANLMVDGGFARAVPVVPVGE; this is encoded by the coding sequence ATGACGACAGGTCGGCTCGGGCAGGACACCGCGCCACCGAACGCGGCCTATGCCGGGCAGGTCGTGCATTTTCCGGACCCGGTCCGCGCCGCCCGTCACCCCAGAGGGGTACGGATCGACGAGCACGGCCACCCGGACTTCTCGCCGTACGCGCGTGCGGCGGCGGAGATCGCCGATCCTCCGGAGGGCTTCGGCGTCGACGAGCTGCGTCTCACGGACTACGTGTCGGCGAACGCGGCGATGGCGGCGACCGGTCATGAGCTGTGGGACACGATCCCGCCGGTGGCGACCCCGCACGGCTGGACCTGGCACCACGTGGCGCGCAGTCGCCGGATGGAGCTGGTGCCGGTCGAGGTGAAGGCGCTGCTGCGGCACCACGGCGGTGTGGCGACGGCCGCCGTCGATCACGCCAAGCGTGGCACGCGGCCGCTCCAGGAGACCCGTCCCGCGCACTTCGGCCTGCCGAAGACGCTCGTGTCGGTGTCGGAGTCGCAGCTCCAGGGTGTCGAGGAGGACCTCGGCTACCGGCTGCCCGGCGCGTACCGCTCGTTCCTGAAGGCGGCGGGCGGGTGCGCGCCGGTGGGCGCGGCGCTCGACGCGGAGCTGGGGCTCCTGGTCGACCAGCCGTTCTTCACGGTGCGGGAGCAGGCGGGGGTCAACGACCTCGTCTACGTCAACAAGTGTCTGCGTGACCATCTGACGAAGGACTATCTGGGCGTCGCCTTCGTCCAGGGCGGTCTGGTCGCGGTGAAGGTGCGGGGCGACGCGATCGGCTCGGTGTGGTTCTGCGCGTACGACGACGCGCGGGATTCCGGGCCGGAGGCGGGCGCCTGGTCGGTGGCCGAGCGGGTGGAGCGGCTGCTGCTGCCCTGCGGCGAGGACTTCGACGTCTTCCTCCAGCGCCTCGCCGGCAATCCGCCGGAGCTGGAGACGGTGGCGAACCTGATGGTGGACGGCGGCTTCGCGCGCGCCGTGCCCGTGGTCCCGGTAGGGGAGTGA
- a CDS encoding SUKH-4 family immunity protein, which translates to MVTFAQAQERAEEWINGDLPAYQHREVRVREFELGFVVWSEDRQGGPVSDGGRQRLVIARDSGEATLWPGLPVGEVIRRYEEEYGSQEEAAAPAAPQAARIDLNQTSFLLSPPEWLQDAADRIGLPQGPNASQEGGSSSAPVDDASDSVSSQASVSVASSAGVGADEPTAPAAAAPVVPPVAPAPVPSPAPVSTPTPTPAPAPAPAASPWADANASSGGVDGAVPLPATVFAPPLSGTDDEDTPPPLVGADAPTALMKGGSALPPTAVAPRLDPSAPPPSAPVAPPVQPAPPGPPVPAAGPGMTPPPPPPAPRVPGAGDIADAATSKAALPPKSGRGPATPPPPPGAPGVPGVPGGSQGGAPAYVPTQLVSQLGPEGLTPPQPAPPGPPGAPAPPGPPGPPTPPQPVHQAATMLAHPSQGGQGAPPPPPPPPGAPGGTPAGGVAHAATMLAHPGPGGPSVPPPPGPPAPPPPVHGGHAPPPGPGPVPPAYGYPQAAGQPTVGPGYQAVLRYRAPDGSEAQIIRRSAPGTPHPEWQILHELRAMNVPPQQVLELHTELESCELPGGYCARMIRETWPQARITSIAPYGRDHTGRQQGMRQLLTHQGELHQVADGPARPAPVRAPLPQVQPAPPVPPEAIAQELAGAFGPGILRFDQHAVSRQGVPELVARTLMWAGLPADFGPFFWAQPAVPVVPTLAELAAQRQVQPAPDASSYLVLGSDFGRAICVQYGTAHIVAVPVEAGPGGQSVPPQFVNTGLPEFARSMALLGRMWRLRFGLNPEQAGRWTVDFQAQLVMLDPAALSSPENWWSVLLEQMWDGLL; encoded by the coding sequence GTGGTGACGTTCGCGCAGGCGCAGGAGCGCGCCGAGGAATGGATCAACGGCGACCTGCCGGCGTACCAGCACCGTGAGGTGCGGGTACGGGAGTTCGAGCTGGGCTTCGTGGTGTGGTCGGAGGACCGGCAGGGCGGTCCCGTCTCGGACGGCGGCCGGCAGCGGCTGGTGATCGCGCGGGACAGCGGCGAGGCCACGCTGTGGCCGGGGCTGCCGGTGGGCGAGGTGATCCGCCGGTACGAGGAGGAGTACGGGTCGCAGGAGGAGGCGGCCGCTCCGGCGGCGCCGCAGGCGGCCCGGATCGATCTGAACCAGACGTCGTTCCTGCTGAGCCCGCCGGAGTGGCTCCAGGACGCGGCGGACCGGATCGGGCTGCCGCAGGGGCCGAACGCGTCGCAGGAGGGCGGGAGTTCGTCCGCGCCGGTGGACGACGCGTCGGATTCGGTGTCTTCGCAGGCTTCGGTTTCGGTGGCGTCGTCGGCTGGTGTGGGGGCGGACGAGCCGACGGCTCCGGCCGCGGCCGCTCCGGTGGTTCCGCCGGTTGCGCCTGCACCCGTACCCAGTCCCGCGCCTGTATCCACCCCCACCCCGACCCCCGCTCCCGCTCCCGCTCCCGCGGCGAGTCCGTGGGCGGACGCGAACGCGAGTTCCGGTGGTGTGGACGGGGCGGTGCCGTTGCCCGCGACCGTGTTCGCGCCGCCGTTGTCGGGGACGGACGACGAGGACACGCCGCCCCCGTTGGTGGGTGCCGACGCGCCGACCGCCCTGATGAAGGGGGGCAGCGCGCTGCCGCCGACCGCGGTGGCCCCGCGCCTCGACCCGTCGGCGCCGCCGCCGTCGGCTCCGGTGGCGCCTCCTGTCCAGCCCGCGCCTCCCGGTCCTCCGGTTCCGGCGGCCGGGCCCGGCATGACGCCGCCTCCGCCGCCGCCCGCGCCGCGGGTGCCGGGTGCCGGGGACATCGCGGACGCCGCGACGAGCAAGGCCGCGCTGCCGCCGAAGAGCGGGCGCGGTCCGGCGACGCCGCCTCCGCCGCCGGGCGCGCCGGGTGTGCCCGGTGTGCCTGGTGGGTCGCAGGGGGGTGCCCCCGCGTACGTACCGACGCAGCTGGTGTCGCAGCTCGGGCCCGAGGGGCTCACGCCGCCGCAGCCCGCCCCGCCGGGTCCGCCCGGTGCGCCGGCCCCTCCCGGTCCTCCCGGTCCGCCGACCCCGCCGCAGCCTGTGCACCAGGCGGCGACGATGCTGGCGCACCCGAGTCAGGGTGGTCAGGGTGCGCCTCCGCCGCCCCCGCCGCCGCCGGGTGCGCCCGGCGGTACGCCCGCGGGTGGCGTGGCGCACGCCGCGACGATGCTGGCGCACCCCGGTCCGGGTGGCCCGTCGGTGCCGCCGCCTCCGGGGCCGCCGGCTCCGCCGCCGCCGGTGCACGGCGGGCACGCGCCGCCGCCCGGCCCCGGGCCCGTACCGCCCGCGTACGGGTATCCGCAGGCCGCGGGTCAGCCGACGGTCGGCCCCGGCTACCAGGCGGTGCTGCGCTACCGGGCGCCCGACGGTTCCGAGGCGCAGATCATCCGGCGTTCGGCGCCGGGCACCCCGCATCCGGAGTGGCAGATCCTGCACGAGCTGCGGGCGATGAACGTGCCGCCGCAGCAGGTGCTCGAACTGCACACGGAGCTGGAGTCCTGTGAGCTGCCGGGCGGTTACTGCGCGCGGATGATCCGGGAGACGTGGCCGCAGGCGCGGATCACGAGCATCGCCCCGTACGGTCGCGACCACACGGGCCGGCAGCAGGGCATGCGGCAACTTCTCACCCATCAGGGTGAGTTGCATCAGGTCGCGGACGGCCCGGCGCGTCCGGCGCCGGTGCGGGCGCCGCTGCCGCAGGTGCAGCCGGCGCCGCCGGTCCCGCCGGAGGCGATCGCGCAGGAGCTGGCCGGGGCGTTCGGCCCGGGCATCCTCCGCTTCGACCAGCACGCGGTGTCGCGTCAGGGTGTGCCGGAGCTGGTGGCGCGGACGTTGATGTGGGCGGGGCTGCCGGCGGACTTCGGTCCGTTCTTCTGGGCGCAGCCGGCCGTGCCGGTGGTGCCGACGCTTGCTGAGCTGGCGGCTCAGCGGCAGGTGCAGCCGGCGCCGGACGCGAGTTCGTACCTGGTGCTCGGCTCGGACTTCGGGCGGGCGATCTGCGTCCAGTACGGGACCGCGCACATCGTGGCGGTGCCGGTGGAGGCCGGTCCGGGCGGGCAGTCGGTGCCGCCGCAGTTCGTGAACACCGGGCTGCCGGAGTTCGCGCGCTCGATGGCGCTGCTCGGCCGGATGTGGCGGCTGCGCTTCGGGCTCAACCCGGAGCAGGCGGGGCGCTGGACGGTCGACTTCCAGGCGCAGTTGGTGATGCTGGATCCGGCGGCGTTGTCGTCGCCGGAGAACTGGTGGTCCGTGCTGCTCGAGCAGATGTGGGACGGTCTCCTGTAG
- a CDS encoding cellulose-binding protein, protein MNFAVGRGRGYRPEQVDRHLAALSEERDGAWERAARLTVLAKDMEAEAVRLREAVEALAPQRYEALSDRARKILEMAEQEDETLVRAAEAEAQSLAEAADAAGREAAESARAYAEGVRTAAESAARATLTTARERAEELATDAGREAEEQRSAAREVFEETEHRATELLEEQRAEQTAVRDEAERTAEGKAADLDARHEELVARAEERLAEAQRALAETEEQARHGQEDAEARAEEILAEARMKGERAERETERVLREHDEARDEIHGHMEHIRNSLAALTGRVAPPAEETEKTEKTEEGEQEA, encoded by the coding sequence ATGAATTTCGCTGTCGGACGGGGGCGCGGATACCGCCCCGAGCAGGTCGACCGCCACCTCGCGGCGCTCTCCGAGGAGCGCGACGGGGCGTGGGAGCGGGCGGCGCGGCTCACCGTCCTCGCGAAAGACATGGAGGCGGAGGCGGTACGCCTGCGCGAGGCCGTCGAGGCGCTCGCGCCGCAGCGGTACGAGGCGCTGAGCGACCGGGCCCGGAAGATCCTGGAGATGGCCGAGCAGGAGGACGAGACGCTCGTCCGTGCCGCGGAGGCCGAGGCGCAGTCCCTCGCGGAGGCGGCCGATGCGGCGGGCCGGGAGGCGGCGGAGTCGGCCCGGGCGTACGCGGAGGGCGTCCGGACGGCGGCCGAGTCGGCGGCCCGCGCCACCCTGACGACCGCGCGCGAGCGGGCCGAGGAGCTGGCGACGGACGCGGGCCGCGAGGCGGAGGAGCAGCGGTCCGCGGCGCGGGAGGTCTTCGAGGAGACCGAGCACCGGGCGACGGAGCTCCTCGAAGAGCAGCGGGCCGAGCAGACGGCCGTACGGGACGAGGCCGAGCGTACGGCGGAGGGCAAGGCGGCCGACCTGGACGCGCGCCACGAGGAGCTGGTGGCCCGCGCGGAGGAGCGGCTCGCGGAGGCGCAGCGCGCCCTGGCGGAGACCGAGGAGCAGGCCCGGCACGGCCAGGAGGACGCGGAGGCGCGGGCGGAGGAGATCCTCGCGGAGGCCCGGATGAAGGGGGAGCGGGCCGAGCGCGAGACGGAGCGGGTGCTGCGGGAGCACGACGAGGCGCGGGACGAGATCCACGGGCACATGGAGCACATCCGCAACTCGCTGGCGGCGCTGACGGGGCGGGTGGCGCCGCCGGCGGAGGAGACCGAGAAGACCGAGAAGACCGAGGAGGGCGAGCAGGAGGCCTAG
- a CDS encoding VOC family protein gives MAKEFQVTYDCADPGAQATFWAQALGYRLPPPPEEPNLRAAITDPDGKGPRIYFQKVPEGKTVKNRLHLDVRAAPGLTGDERMTVLEDECTRLEKLGAKRLYRLDADGVDEGMIAMADPEGNEFCLD, from the coding sequence ATGGCCAAGGAATTCCAGGTGACGTACGACTGTGCCGATCCGGGCGCACAGGCGACGTTCTGGGCTCAGGCGCTGGGCTACCGACTCCCGCCGCCGCCCGAGGAGCCGAACCTCCGGGCGGCCATCACGGATCCGGACGGCAAGGGACCGCGCATCTACTTCCAGAAGGTGCCGGAGGGCAAGACGGTGAAGAACCGCCTGCACCTGGACGTGCGCGCGGCACCCGGCCTGACCGGGGACGAGCGGATGACCGTGCTGGAGGACGAGTGCACCAGGCTGGAGAAGCTGGGCGCGAAGCGGCTGTACCGGCTCGACGCCGACGGCGTGGACGAGGGAATGATCGCCATGGCCGACCCGGAGGGCAACGAGTTCTGCCTGGACTGA
- a CDS encoding VOC family protein translates to MRIDAYQAPTCPEGTVPQQSHLCFDVDDLDEAETELLALGATLPADQPRPDLWRVLG, encoded by the coding sequence ATGAGGATCGACGCGTACCAGGCTCCGACCTGTCCCGAGGGGACGGTGCCGCAGCAGAGCCACCTCTGCTTCGACGTCGACGACCTGGACGAGGCGGAGACCGAGCTTCTCGCGCTGGGCGCGACCCTCCCCGCCGACCAGCCCCGCCCGGACCTGTGGCGGGTCCTGGGGTAG